The following proteins are co-located in the uncultured Draconibacterium sp. genome:
- a CDS encoding GH92 family glycosyl hydrolase, translated as MERLLKRFSGLICFLALIFFGVSETVSAQSPNKWVNPFIGTTNYGTTNPGAVVPRGMVSVVPFNVSGNSDLNKRDKDDGWWSTPYSWDNKFFTGYSHVNLSGVGCPELGVILLMPTTGEVNASVSEYGSETSKQVAHPGYYSTFLNKYNINTEVSATERTGISRFTFPAGKSNILLDLGNGLTNESGASVKIKNNREIEGWRMTGTFCYNDGTERPVYFVARFSKAAESFGVWKKMPKMGPEASWSATSDKFKYYNNFKAEMAGDSIGAWFTFDTKNNEQIMVEVGVSYVSIDNARLNLNHESKNFDFEATQKQAEEKWNEALSTITVKGGTDDQKAVFYTALYHMQIHPNILSDVNGQYPAMESFEIKEHKNGERYTVFSLWDTYRNLHPFLSLAFPQQQLNVVTSMIEMYEESGWLPRWELNSTETHVMEGDPAIPVIVDTWFRGIRDFDIDKAYEAMRKSASTPGAENKIRPDIDHYVSHGYVPLMSEFDNSVSHALEYYIADWNLAQLAKELGHEEDYDRFLKQSRGYKNYYCPEFEIIRPKLENGEFMPGFNPRQCENFEPSPGFHEGNAYQYTFCAQHDMDGMIALNGGKKSFTKKLQTIFDDGHFDMANEPDIHYPWLFNYIKGEEWRTQKELNRLMATYFKNTPNGLPGNDDTGTMSTWIVYSMMGIYPVIPGDMNYAVASPVFDEVILKLDPNFYPGEQITIRNSGHSSKIKSIKLNGKTTKSFFINHSDLVKGGVLEIKH; from the coding sequence ATGGAAAGACTATTAAAAAGATTTTCAGGATTGATCTGTTTCTTAGCACTGATCTTTTTCGGTGTAAGTGAAACGGTTTCTGCACAATCGCCAAACAAATGGGTAAATCCTTTTATTGGTACCACAAATTACGGCACAACTAATCCGGGTGCTGTGGTTCCCCGGGGAATGGTATCGGTGGTTCCGTTTAATGTTAGTGGGAATTCGGATCTAAATAAACGCGACAAAGACGACGGTTGGTGGTCGACTCCCTATTCGTGGGACAATAAATTTTTCACCGGCTACTCGCATGTAAACCTGAGTGGTGTTGGTTGCCCCGAACTGGGTGTTATTTTGCTTATGCCTACTACCGGCGAAGTAAATGCCAGTGTTTCGGAATACGGTTCCGAAACGAGTAAGCAGGTCGCTCATCCGGGATATTATTCAACATTTCTGAACAAATACAACATTAACACGGAAGTTTCGGCAACTGAACGAACAGGAATCAGCCGTTTCACCTTCCCGGCCGGAAAATCAAATATTCTGCTGGATTTGGGGAACGGACTTACCAACGAAAGCGGTGCCTCTGTAAAAATTAAAAACAACCGGGAGATTGAAGGCTGGCGAATGACCGGAACTTTCTGTTACAACGACGGAACGGAACGCCCGGTTTATTTTGTAGCGCGTTTTAGCAAAGCCGCCGAAAGTTTTGGTGTTTGGAAAAAAATGCCCAAAATGGGGCCGGAAGCCAGTTGGTCGGCTACCAGCGACAAGTTTAAATATTACAACAATTTTAAGGCTGAAATGGCCGGCGACAGCATTGGCGCCTGGTTTACCTTCGACACCAAAAACAACGAGCAAATTATGGTAGAAGTGGGTGTATCGTATGTAAGTATCGATAATGCCCGTTTAAACTTGAACCACGAATCGAAAAATTTTGATTTTGAAGCCACCCAAAAACAAGCCGAAGAAAAATGGAACGAAGCACTTTCAACCATTACAGTGAAAGGTGGAACCGATGATCAAAAAGCTGTTTTCTACACCGCTTTGTACCACATGCAAATCCATCCGAATATTTTAAGCGACGTTAACGGCCAATACCCGGCCATGGAGTCGTTCGAAATAAAGGAGCACAAAAATGGCGAACGTTACACCGTATTTTCATTGTGGGATACTTACCGAAACCTGCACCCTTTTTTAAGTCTGGCCTTTCCGCAGCAGCAGTTAAACGTTGTTACATCGATGATTGAGATGTACGAAGAAAGTGGCTGGCTGCCCCGTTGGGAGCTAAACAGTACCGAGACACATGTTATGGAAGGCGATCCGGCCATCCCGGTAATTGTGGACACCTGGTTTCGTGGAATCCGCGATTTTGATATTGACAAAGCCTACGAAGCTATGCGAAAATCGGCAAGCACTCCCGGTGCTGAAAATAAAATCAGACCCGACATCGACCATTATGTTTCACACGGCTACGTGCCTTTAATGAGTGAATTTGACAATTCGGTGTCGCATGCTTTGGAATATTACATTGCCGACTGGAACCTGGCGCAACTGGCAAAAGAACTGGGGCACGAAGAAGATTACGACCGCTTTCTGAAACAATCGCGTGGTTATAAAAATTATTACTGTCCCGAATTTGAGATCATTCGTCCGAAACTGGAGAATGGTGAATTTATGCCGGGTTTTAATCCACGGCAATGCGAGAACTTTGAACCAAGTCCGGGATTCCACGAAGGGAATGCCTACCAGTATACCTTTTGTGCGCAACACGATATGGACGGGATGATTGCTTTAAACGGAGGTAAAAAATCCTTCACAAAAAAACTGCAAACCATATTCGACGACGGGCATTTTGATATGGCAAACGAACCCGACATTCATTATCCCTGGTTGTTTAATTACATAAAAGGCGAAGAGTGGCGCACTCAAAAAGAGTTAAACCGTTTAATGGCCACCTACTTTAAAAACACACCCAACGGATTGCCCGGAAACGACGATACCGGTACCATGTCAACCTGGATTGTGTATTCGATGATGGGAATTTACCCGGTTATTCCGGGCGATATGAATTATGCAGTTGCCTCGCCGGTTTTTGATGAAGTAATCCTTAAACTGGATCCGAATTTTTATCCGGGCGAACAAATAACCATTCGTAATTCAGGCCACTCGTCTAAAATTAAAAGCATCAAATTGAATGGGAAAACCACCAAATCGTTTTTTATTAATCACAGCGACTTGGTTAAAGGTGGTGTTCTGGAAATAAAACATTAA
- a CDS encoding GH92 family glycosyl hydrolase codes for MRQVTILLLATFLFACNASKEQSSEAEKLTSYVNTFVGTDGPGNTYPGAVVPFGMVQLSPDNGLPGWDRIAGYYYPDSTIAGFSHTHLSGTGAGDMYDLLLFPYNSKFTDDLWPNQKNYRPYSKFSHDSEEAAPGYYKVLLESSGITAELTTTERVGMHRYTFPEDTESKIILDLGYALNWDAPTETRIKIENNHTISGVRKSQGWAALQHVYFVAEFSKSFQSAALFMDNKKMGVNEVQSKNTKFEATFNTSEGEQILVKVALSSVSVEGARENLQKEINHWDFDAVRLAADSIWEETLSAIKVKGSEYQKEVFYTNFYHLFLTPSVLSDQSGKYKGADQQIHTASGFKRYDTFSLWDTYRAAHPLYTLVCPGKVADFVRSFLAHYDETGLLPVWSLAGNETNMMIGYHAVPVIVDAYFKGIPMDAEKAFRACKASGMNDTEEMKNYRKLGYVPFNKEGENWSVSKTLEYAYDDWCIAQFALALNKTEDYKLFSERADNWKNLYDSKTNFFRPKNQSGDFFEPFVSKEYTNFYCESNAWHYLFAAQHNMEAFRDTMGTERFEELLDSMFTYYPAANDKLPIFSTGMIGQYAHGNEPSHHVPFLYNFVDKPEKGQKYVREIIESQYSNQPDGYCGNEDCGQMSAWYVFASMGFYPVNPANGVYYFGSPSLNEAEIKLPNGKVFKMTAENNNKENIYIQSVTLNGKDYPEHFITHNDIMNGGELRFVMGAEPGKNK; via the coding sequence ATGAGACAAGTCACAATACTACTTTTAGCAACCTTTTTATTCGCGTGTAATGCATCAAAAGAACAGTCTTCAGAAGCAGAGAAACTGACTTCATATGTAAATACATTTGTGGGAACCGACGGCCCGGGAAATACGTACCCCGGCGCAGTTGTGCCTTTTGGCATGGTGCAGTTGAGCCCCGACAACGGACTGCCCGGCTGGGACAGAATTGCAGGTTATTATTATCCCGACTCAACCATTGCCGGTTTTAGTCACACCCACCTTAGCGGAACCGGTGCCGGCGATATGTACGATTTATTACTTTTCCCATACAATTCGAAGTTTACCGATGACCTTTGGCCCAATCAAAAAAACTACCGGCCTTATTCCAAATTTTCACACGATTCGGAAGAAGCAGCTCCGGGTTATTACAAAGTACTTTTGGAGAGTTCAGGAATTACGGCAGAACTAACAACAACTGAGCGCGTGGGAATGCACCGTTATACCTTTCCTGAAGATACAGAGAGTAAAATAATCCTCGATTTGGGATATGCACTTAACTGGGACGCGCCTACCGAAACACGAATAAAGATCGAAAACAATCATACCATTTCGGGTGTGCGCAAATCGCAGGGCTGGGCAGCTTTGCAGCACGTTTATTTTGTTGCTGAATTTTCAAAATCCTTTCAGTCGGCAGCCCTTTTTATGGACAACAAAAAAATGGGAGTAAACGAAGTACAAAGTAAAAACACAAAATTTGAAGCCACCTTTAACACAAGTGAAGGAGAACAGATTTTGGTTAAGGTTGCACTGTCGTCGGTTTCGGTTGAAGGCGCCAGGGAGAATCTTCAGAAAGAAATAAACCATTGGGACTTTGATGCCGTTCGATTAGCAGCCGACAGCATTTGGGAAGAAACACTTTCGGCAATAAAAGTAAAAGGCAGCGAGTACCAAAAGGAAGTTTTTTACACCAATTTTTACCATTTGTTTTTAACTCCGAGTGTTTTAAGCGATCAAAGCGGAAAATACAAAGGCGCCGACCAGCAAATTCACACAGCCAGTGGTTTTAAACGTTACGATACTTTTTCGTTGTGGGATACCTACCGGGCAGCCCACCCGCTTTATACGCTTGTTTGCCCGGGCAAAGTGGCGGATTTTGTACGATCGTTTTTGGCACATTACGACGAAACGGGCTTGTTACCGGTTTGGTCGCTGGCAGGAAATGAAACAAACATGATGATCGGTTACCATGCTGTTCCGGTAATTGTGGACGCCTATTTTAAAGGAATTCCAATGGATGCAGAAAAAGCCTTTCGGGCATGCAAAGCTTCGGGAATGAATGACACCGAAGAAATGAAAAACTACCGAAAACTGGGTTATGTTCCTTTTAATAAAGAAGGCGAAAACTGGTCGGTTTCGAAAACGCTGGAATACGCCTACGACGACTGGTGCATTGCTCAATTTGCGTTAGCCTTAAATAAAACGGAAGACTACAAACTGTTCTCGGAACGTGCAGATAACTGGAAGAACCTGTACGACAGCAAAACAAATTTCTTTCGCCCTAAAAATCAGTCAGGAGATTTTTTTGAACCTTTTGTGTCGAAAGAATACACCAATTTTTATTGCGAAAGTAATGCCTGGCATTATTTGTTTGCAGCCCAGCACAACATGGAAGCTTTTCGGGATACAATGGGAACTGAACGTTTTGAGGAATTACTCGACAGTATGTTTACCTACTACCCTGCCGCTAACGATAAATTACCCATTTTCAGCACAGGAATGATCGGACAATACGCACACGGGAACGAACCAAGTCACCACGTTCCCTTTCTGTATAATTTTGTGGACAAACCTGAAAAAGGACAAAAATACGTACGCGAGATTATTGAGAGTCAGTACAGCAATCAACCCGACGGTTATTGCGGAAACGAAGACTGTGGCCAGATGTCGGCCTGGTATGTTTTTGCATCCATGGGATTTTATCCGGTAAACCCGGCCAATGGAGTTTACTACTTTGGAAGTCCGTCGCTAAACGAAGCTGAAATTAAACTTCCCAACGGAAAAGTTTTTAAAATGACAGCCGAAAACAATAACAAGGAAAACATTTATATACAATCCGTAACTTTAAACGGCAAAGATTATCCAGAGCATTTCATTACACACAACGATATAATGAATGGCGGTGAATTGCGTTTTGTAATGGGTGCAGAACCCGGAAAAAATAAATAA
- a CDS encoding GH92 family glycosyl hydrolase, with product MKQLFNLAFIALLIFSVSSCNNKATETNLATDYTQFVDPMIGSDYHGHVFVGANVPFGAVQLGPNNPTQGWDWCSGYHFSDSLLIGFAHTHLSGTGIGDLGDILFMPLAGDFTPAITEENPYDWQAKYTHADEVVKPGYYSIDIKKYNVQVELTASDRVGFHKYNYKGEGNSKVLIDLKYGTGWDKIDTGEIKQVDKNSIEGFRFSVGWAKDQRVFFHTQFSKDITNIEIIRSDDKMGDLTAVIEFEGNGELMAKTALSPVSEANAKKNMNAEVDEEFGLWNFDGVYEIAKTKWNTELGKINIETTNKSDKTIFYTALYHTMIAPSLFNDSDGTYRGTDKEVYPNPGFDNYSVFSLWDTYRAAHPLFTLVQPNRVNDFVNSLLAAYDQQGTLPVWHLKGNETDCMVGYHSVPVIVDAYFKGFKGFDPEKAFAAMKASALIDVKGLDFIQTQGYIPADSQVESVAKALEYAIDDWCIAAMAKDLGKTDDYELFSKRAQYYKNYFDTNIKFMRGKLADGSWRTPFSPIHSQHQKDDFCEGNSWQYSWLVPQDAEGLIEIHGGEETFIAKLDSLFTIPSDQVEGASSDISGLIGQYAHGNEPSHHITYLYAYAGQQWKTAEKVREICNTMYTDQPDGICGNEDCGQMSAWYVLSSMGMYPVNPAAGAYVFGSPLFDKAEIGLPGGKHFTFVAENNSKENIYIQSITLNGEAYTKSFITHKQIMEGGELVYSMGNTPNKEFGKAMENRPQSVVY from the coding sequence ATGAAACAGTTATTCAATCTTGCTTTTATAGCACTTCTGATTTTTTCGGTTTCGAGTTGCAACAACAAAGCCACAGAAACCAACTTAGCAACCGATTACACTCAATTTGTTGATCCGATGATCGGCAGCGATTACCACGGCCACGTATTTGTGGGGGCAAACGTACCATTTGGTGCGGTTCAGCTGGGTCCCAACAATCCAACGCAAGGCTGGGACTGGTGCTCCGGTTATCATTTTTCCGATTCGCTTTTGATCGGATTTGCACACACACATTTAAGCGGAACCGGTATTGGCGACCTCGGCGACATTTTGTTTATGCCACTGGCAGGCGATTTTACTCCGGCAATAACGGAAGAAAATCCTTACGACTGGCAGGCCAAATACACCCACGCTGACGAAGTGGTAAAGCCGGGTTATTATTCCATCGACATAAAAAAGTACAATGTACAGGTTGAATTAACCGCTTCCGACCGGGTTGGTTTTCACAAATACAACTACAAAGGCGAAGGCAATTCAAAAGTTTTGATCGATTTAAAATACGGTACCGGCTGGGACAAAATTGACACAGGCGAAATTAAACAAGTGGATAAAAACAGCATCGAAGGTTTTCGTTTTTCGGTGGGTTGGGCAAAAGACCAGCGTGTATTTTTCCACACTCAGTTTTCGAAAGACATTACAAACATCGAAATCATCAGAAGTGACGATAAAATGGGCGATCTGACTGCGGTCATCGAGTTTGAAGGAAACGGCGAACTGATGGCAAAAACGGCCCTGTCGCCGGTGAGCGAAGCCAATGCAAAGAAAAACATGAATGCCGAGGTTGATGAAGAATTTGGCCTCTGGAACTTCGACGGTGTGTACGAAATAGCCAAAACAAAGTGGAACACCGAGTTGGGTAAAATAAACATCGAAACCACCAACAAGTCGGATAAAACCATTTTTTACACCGCACTTTACCACACCATGATTGCACCATCCTTGTTTAACGACAGCGATGGAACGTATCGCGGAACCGACAAGGAAGTGTATCCAAATCCGGGATTTGACAACTACTCGGTATTTTCGCTTTGGGATACCTATCGTGCGGCACATCCGCTTTTTACGCTGGTTCAGCCCAATCGTGTAAACGACTTTGTAAACTCCTTACTGGCTGCTTACGACCAGCAGGGCACGCTTCCGGTGTGGCATTTAAAAGGAAACGAAACCGATTGTATGGTGGGCTACCACTCTGTTCCGGTGATTGTGGATGCTTACTTTAAAGGTTTTAAAGGATTCGATCCGGAGAAAGCATTTGCAGCCATGAAGGCATCGGCGCTTATCGATGTAAAAGGACTTGATTTTATACAAACACAAGGCTACATTCCGGCCGACTCGCAGGTAGAATCGGTTGCCAAAGCACTTGAATATGCCATTGACGACTGGTGCATTGCTGCCATGGCGAAAGATCTTGGAAAAACGGACGATTACGAATTGTTTTCGAAACGTGCCCAATACTACAAAAACTATTTCGATACCAACATTAAATTTATGCGTGGTAAACTGGCCGACGGCAGCTGGAGAACACCTTTTAGCCCCATTCATTCACAACATCAGAAAGATGATTTCTGCGAAGGAAACAGCTGGCAGTACTCGTGGCTGGTTCCGCAGGATGCAGAGGGTTTGATCGAAATTCACGGTGGCGAAGAAACATTTATTGCCAAACTCGACAGCTTGTTTACCATTCCGTCTGACCAGGTGGAAGGTGCATCGAGCGACATTTCGGGCTTGATTGGCCAGTATGCACACGGAAATGAGCCAAGTCACCACATTACTTATTTGTATGCCTACGCCGGGCAACAATGGAAAACAGCCGAAAAAGTGCGCGAGATTTGCAACACCATGTATACCGACCAGCCCGATGGAATTTGCGGCAACGAAGACTGCGGACAAATGTCGGCATGGTACGTACTTTCGTCAATGGGAATGTACCCGGTAAACCCGGCGGCAGGTGCTTATGTTTTTGGCAGCCCGCTGTTCGACAAGGCTGAAATTGGCCTGCCCGGTGGCAAACATTTTACCTTTGTTGCCGAAAACAACAGCAAAGAAAACATTTACATTCAGTCGATTACCTTAAACGGCGAAGCGTACACCAAAAGTTTTATCACCCACAAACAAATTATGGAAGGTGGCGAACTGGTGTACTCCATGGGAAATACGCCCAACAAAGAATTTGGGAAAGCCATGGAAAACCGGCCGCAATCGGTGGTTTATTAA
- a CDS encoding AAA family ATPase, whose translation MENQVIEKIEISNFRSIHHQIIDCKALNIFSGLNDSGKSNVLKALNLFFNNETDFQKKINFTEDFSKIELAKAQKSSKSKQLIRIKVFFKIPKGYKTLKNEKELFVEKLFDRDNNVFIKYSNESTTTIRTSISKLLNRIQYIYIPALKGENVIQYLLGLLGEYKLIEQKDIEELNEKVNTNTIDLSDLLNKSKIAINTSFGLPVLLNDFWQKLNVATLYEDFEKLDDEFKASSKAKLKKLNPSFYQIPLGFRGEGVKSKYIPPILQWLQDKNNSKTFIWGIDEPENSLEFRAAEELSSLFCNVYSNQNQIFLTSHSLAFINPRSDVKNNPNLFRCLKGKLGETVTKNFNDLFLEQNKLELFEELGVLKVQREVIEKWRKSESQLKKEIVEYQEKVKDVSERLTSLTKPLIITEGKTDWKHMKAALNYFKSNDEYKNLDFDFFEYESIDMGESELEKMCEKYSLVNQTNKIIFIFDRDVEKHLKTKGNGKRYKKWQNNVFSFCIPSPSHRGRYKNIAIESYYTDSDLKIKDSNNKCLFFTNEIESKLIVTKNLTTGKKVNTETFIVLDAPINENEKEKKIYDHDASKILDKNGNQVAISKSVFAENVINRVDNFANVDFNEFRLIFEVIELIINE comes from the coding sequence ATGGAAAATCAAGTTATTGAAAAAATTGAAATAAGTAATTTCAGGTCAATTCATCATCAAATTATTGACTGTAAAGCATTAAATATTTTTTCAGGGCTAAATGATTCTGGAAAGTCAAATGTACTTAAAGCTCTAAACCTATTTTTCAATAATGAAACTGACTTTCAAAAAAAAATAAACTTCACTGAAGATTTTAGTAAAATAGAACTTGCAAAAGCGCAAAAATCTTCAAAAAGTAAACAGCTCATTAGGATTAAAGTGTTTTTTAAAATTCCCAAAGGATATAAAACTTTAAAAAATGAAAAGGAGTTATTTGTTGAGAAACTATTTGATAGGGATAATAACGTATTCATAAAATATTCCAATGAATCAACCACTACAATCAGAACATCGATATCGAAGCTGTTAAACAGGATTCAGTATATCTATATTCCTGCACTAAAAGGAGAAAATGTTATTCAATATCTTTTGGGATTACTTGGTGAATATAAGTTAATCGAACAAAAAGATATTGAAGAATTGAATGAAAAGGTGAATACAAATACAATCGACCTTTCTGACCTTTTAAATAAATCAAAGATTGCAATAAATACTTCTTTTGGATTACCTGTATTACTAAACGATTTTTGGCAAAAATTGAATGTTGCAACGTTATACGAAGATTTTGAGAAATTAGATGATGAATTTAAAGCATCTTCAAAAGCAAAACTAAAAAAACTAAATCCTTCATTTTATCAAATTCCTTTAGGTTTTAGAGGAGAAGGTGTAAAGTCAAAATATATTCCCCCTATTCTTCAGTGGTTGCAGGACAAGAATAATTCAAAAACTTTTATTTGGGGGATTGATGAACCGGAGAATTCATTAGAATTTAGAGCAGCAGAAGAGTTGAGTTCTTTGTTTTGTAATGTATATTCAAATCAAAATCAGATATTTCTAACATCACATTCATTAGCGTTTATAAATCCGAGGTCGGATGTTAAAAATAATCCAAATCTTTTTAGATGCTTAAAAGGTAAATTGGGAGAAACCGTGACCAAAAATTTCAATGATTTATTCCTTGAACAGAATAAGCTTGAATTATTTGAAGAACTTGGAGTTTTAAAAGTTCAACGAGAAGTTATTGAAAAGTGGAGGAAAAGCGAATCACAGCTCAAAAAAGAAATTGTTGAATATCAAGAAAAAGTAAAAGATGTAAGTGAAAGATTAACAAGTCTTACAAAACCGTTAATAATAACTGAAGGCAAAACTGATTGGAAGCACATGAAAGCTGCTTTAAATTATTTTAAATCTAATGATGAATATAAGAACCTTGACTTTGATTTCTTCGAGTATGAAAGTATAGACATGGGTGAGAGTGAGTTAGAAAAAATGTGTGAAAAATACTCACTTGTAAATCAAACAAATAAAATAATCTTCATTTTTGATAGAGATGTAGAAAAGCACCTCAAGACTAAAGGCAACGGAAAACGATATAAAAAATGGCAAAACAATGTGTTTAGTTTTTGCATACCTAGCCCTTCTCATAGAGGTCGTTATAAAAATATAGCTATTGAATCTTACTACACCGACAGCGACTTAAAAATCAAAGATTCAAATAATAAATGTTTATTCTTTACTAATGAGATTGAAAGCAAACTTATTGTCACTAAGAATTTAACGACTGGAAAGAAAGTTAATACAGAGACTTTTATTGTTTTGGATGCTCCAATTAATGAGAACGAAAAAGAGAAAAAGATATATGACCATGACGCCTCAAAAATATTGGATAAAAACGGAAACCAAGTCGCAATTTCTAAAAGTGTTTTCGCAGAAAATGTCATAAACAGGGTGGACAATTTTGCAAATGTCGATTTTAACGAATTTAGATTAATATTCGAGGTAATAGAATTGATTATAAATGAATAA
- a CDS encoding N-formylglutamate amidohydrolase: protein MTKKIILHIPHSSTKIPIMEGFVVDEAALKQEIGKLTDWFTDDLFYSASDEMIIADFSRIFCDPERFTDDSLEIMAQYGMGVLYEKNDDGKRIRTVTPDLRERILRNYYRKHHERFNRAVNEQLQLHGKVIIIDCHSFPNHPLKRDLDQNSNRPDFNIGTDPFHTPQQLTDVSVDFFNRLGYSLGVNRPYSGSIVPMDYYQNNKNVQTIMLEVNRKLYLKEGSTEKSDNYSEIKRITNEFIKTIKTCW, encoded by the coding sequence TTGACTAAAAAAATCATACTTCACATACCTCATTCTTCCACTAAAATCCCAATCATGGAGGGTTTTGTTGTGGACGAAGCTGCGCTAAAACAAGAAATAGGAAAACTAACCGACTGGTTTACGGATGATTTATTTTATTCGGCCAGTGATGAAATGATAATTGCGGACTTCTCAAGAATTTTTTGTGATCCGGAGCGATTTACCGACGATTCGTTGGAAATAATGGCGCAATACGGAATGGGTGTTCTTTACGAAAAAAATGACGATGGTAAAAGAATAAGAACCGTCACCCCGGATTTACGCGAACGAATATTGAGAAATTACTACCGGAAACATCACGAGCGTTTTAACCGGGCCGTAAACGAACAACTACAATTACACGGGAAAGTTATTATTATCGACTGTCATTCGTTTCCAAACCATCCGCTAAAACGAGACCTCGACCAAAACAGCAACCGTCCGGATTTTAATATTGGCACCGATCCTTTTCACACACCTCAACAATTAACCGATGTTTCGGTGGATTTCTTTAATCGTTTGGGATATTCGCTGGGTGTTAACCGCCCCTATTCAGGCTCCATTGTTCCAATGGATTACTACCAAAACAACAAAAATGTGCAAACCATAATGTTAGAAGTAAACCGCAAACTTTATTTAAAAGAAGGGAGCACTGAAAAGTCGGATAACTACTCTGAAATAAAACGAATTACCAATGAATTTATAAAAACCATAAAAACCTGCTGGTAA
- a CDS encoding class I SAM-dependent methyltransferase, translating to MTEFWEESFKDKKEMWGFEPADSAIATLELFKNKGLKKILIPGFGYGRNAKVFIDQGFSVSGIEISETAINLAKKHYGDELKIHHGSVNQMPFDRDLYDGIYCYALLHLLNKTERAKLISDCYNQLNPNGYMVFISISKIDARYAKGEEISKDTFKTSHGVNLFFYDSNSVQNEFGAYGLIAAEEISESVKNPGNKPSQKFIQIICKKEQK from the coding sequence ATGACAGAATTTTGGGAAGAAAGTTTTAAGGATAAAAAGGAAATGTGGGGTTTTGAACCTGCCGATTCGGCCATTGCTACTTTAGAACTTTTTAAAAATAAAGGATTAAAAAAAATATTAATACCCGGATTTGGATACGGAAGAAATGCGAAAGTATTCATAGACCAGGGATTTAGTGTAAGCGGAATTGAGATTTCAGAAACTGCAATTAACCTCGCGAAAAAACATTACGGCGATGAGTTAAAAATTCATCATGGTTCTGTTAACCAGATGCCATTCGACCGGGATTTGTATGACGGAATTTATTGTTATGCTTTGCTTCATTTGTTAAACAAGACGGAAAGAGCAAAACTGATCAGTGATTGCTACAATCAGCTTAATCCCAATGGATACATGGTTTTTATAAGCATTTCGAAAATAGATGCCCGCTACGCAAAAGGAGAAGAAATAAGCAAAGACACTTTTAAAACCAGCCATGGAGTTAACTTGTTTTTTTATGATTCCAACTCGGTACAAAATGAATTTGGAGCTTATGGATTGATTGCAGCAGAAGAGATTAGTGAATCGGTTAAAAATCCCGGGAACAAACCTTCACAAAAATTTATTCAGATAATTTGCAAAAAAGAACAAAAATAA
- a CDS encoding trypsin-like peptidase domain-containing protein yields the protein MKKTLYFLLIVVAFVSCSKANISVSPQPFPSTSLINHYEYFEKGNKFNELGTAFLLSYKNDTFAITAKHILAVLKPDSLKNLTLDNFIKGWTMSPLNKENERVVLGKLLNEDKNESLKSKTLLTKDWLVFSIKENTSKVVPLEFREKPLPKGEKLYAIGWTRHMKDGDQRVYEFEYYKTRGTHHLMKKRMIPEKMGGLSGAPVVDKDGKLVGIVSNSKFSVLAMQEMFAPVGTADLKAFLDNYLSE from the coding sequence ATGAAAAAAACCCTGTATTTTTTACTGATTGTTGTGGCATTTGTATCGTGTTCCAAAGCAAATATTTCTGTCTCGCCACAACCGTTTCCTTCAACCAGTTTGATAAATCACTATGAATATTTCGAAAAAGGAAACAAGTTTAACGAACTGGGAACTGCCTTTTTGCTAAGTTATAAGAACGACACTTTTGCAATTACGGCCAAACACATTCTTGCCGTACTTAAACCCGATAGTTTAAAAAATCTTACGCTCGACAATTTTATAAAAGGCTGGACAATGAGTCCTTTAAACAAAGAAAATGAAAGAGTTGTTTTGGGCAAATTGCTGAATGAGGATAAAAATGAAAGCTTAAAATCGAAAACACTCCTTACAAAAGACTGGCTGGTTTTTTCGATCAAAGAAAATACTTCAAAAGTGGTTCCACTCGAATTTCGGGAAAAACCCTTGCCAAAAGGGGAAAAATTGTATGCCATAGGTTGGACCCGCCACATGAAAGATGGAGACCAACGTGTGTATGAATTTGAATACTATAAAACCAGGGGAACACATCATTTAATGAAAAAACGTATGATCCCCGAAAAAATGGGCGGACTGAGCGGAGCCCCGGTGGTTGACAAAGACGGCAAGTTGGTTGGAATTGTATCAAATAGTAAATTCAGCGTACTTGCCATGCAAGAAATGTTTGCTCCGGTTGGCACGGCCGATTTAAAAGCATTTTTAGACAATTATTTAAGCGAGTAA